A single region of the Melioribacteraceae bacterium 4301-Me genome encodes:
- the hemW gene encoding radical SAM family heme chaperone HemW, producing MKELAIYIHIPFCDHKCIYCDFYSIVSYQNVLSYLYHLKKEIEFYSKSFCDEYKVISIYFGGGTPSFMEPSYIEQLISFLKQEFNINSEMEVTLETNPGTVNTNKLSEFRKIGINRLSIGVQSFNDDELKFLTRIHDSSTAVQTVIEANNCGFENISIDLIFNLPNQTLLKWGKNLQRAVQLPIKHISAYSLILEKGTILNKMVLDGKVNLQDADYDAELYEFTIDFLQENGFNQYEVSNFSKPSFECIHNNAYWHYKNYLGLGTSAHSFIEGKRWWNYSSLTFYSKAVNEKGHAKIGEEILTQKEKTEEFVMLSLRSSGLDIELLKEYYDSSWYVRNQSYIQMLMQDGYLLQKGNSFKLTKKGYAVCDEIISKFH from the coding sequence ATGAAAGAACTTGCTATCTATATTCATATTCCTTTTTGTGACCATAAATGTATTTATTGTGACTTCTATTCTATTGTTTCCTATCAAAATGTTTTGAGTTATTTATATCATCTTAAAAAAGAAATTGAATTTTACTCTAAGTCATTTTGTGATGAATATAAAGTTATATCTATTTATTTCGGCGGAGGAACACCCTCATTTATGGAGCCAAGTTATATTGAACAGCTTATTTCTTTTTTAAAACAAGAATTTAATATTAACTCAGAAATGGAAGTTACACTGGAAACAAATCCTGGGACTGTAAATACTAATAAACTTAGTGAATTTAGAAAGATAGGTATTAACAGATTAAGCATTGGTGTGCAATCTTTCAACGACGATGAATTAAAATTTTTAACAAGAATTCATGATAGCAGCACTGCTGTGCAAACAGTTATAGAGGCAAATAACTGTGGCTTTGAAAATATCAGCATAGATTTGATTTTTAATTTGCCTAATCAAACATTATTAAAATGGGGGAAAAACTTACAGCGAGCTGTTCAACTTCCAATTAAACATATTTCTGCATATAGTCTAATTTTAGAAAAAGGAACTATATTAAACAAAATGGTCTTAGATGGAAAAGTAAATTTGCAAGATGCTGACTACGACGCAGAATTGTACGAGTTTACAATAGATTTTTTGCAAGAAAATGGATTTAACCAGTATGAAGTTTCCAATTTTTCAAAACCTTCTTTCGAATGTATCCATAACAATGCTTATTGGCATTACAAAAATTATTTAGGTCTAGGGACCTCAGCACATTCTTTTATTGAAGGGAAACGATGGTGGAATTATTCTAGTTTGACTTTTTACAGTAAAGCAGTAAATGAAAAAGGCCATGCAAAAATTGGAGAGGAAATTTTAACTCAAAAAGAAAAAACTGAGGAATTTGTTATGTTATCGCTTAGAAGTAGTGGTTTGGATATTGAGCTATTAAAAGAATACTATGACTCATCATGGTATGTGCGAAATCAAAGTTATATTCAAATGCTAATGCAAGATGGATATTTATTACAAAAAGGGAACTCCTTTAAGTTGACTAAAAAAGGATATGCTGTTTGTGACGAAATT